In Mustela nigripes isolate SB6536 unplaced genomic scaffold, MUSNIG.SB6536 HiC_scaffold_148, whole genome shotgun sequence, the following are encoded in one genomic region:
- the LOC132008429 gene encoding DNA damage-binding protein 2: MAPRKRPETQKTPEVAVRPKSKRSRSPWELEPEAKKLCVKGPGSSRRFDSGCLWAGLASLQVPPPSSIVRALHHHKLGNAVWPSLQQGLQQAFLHSLASYRIFQKAAPFDRRATSLTWHPTHPSTLAVGSKGGDIMLWNFGIKDKPTFIKGIGAGGSITGLKFNPLDTNQFFTSSMEGTTRLQDFKGNTVRVFASSDTCNVWFCSLDVSARSRMVVTGDNVGHVILLNTDGRELWNLRMHKKKVTHVALNPCCDWFLATASVDQTVKIWDLRQVRGKSSFLHSLPHSHPVNAACFSPDGAQLLTTDQKSELRVYSASQWDCPPSLIPHPHRHFQHLTPIKATWHPRYNLVVVGRYPDPNFKSCTPQELRTIDVFDGNSGKMMFQLYDPESSGIISLNEFNPMGDTLASVMGYHILIWSQEEAGMRT, encoded by the exons ATGGCTCCTAGGAAGCGCCCAGAAACCCAGAAGACCCCCGAGGTGGCTGTGCGCCCCAAGAGCAAGAGGAGCAGAAGCCCCTGGGAGCTGGAGCCCGAGGCCAAGAAGCTCTGTGTGAAGGGCCCTG GTTCTAGCAGAAGATTTGACTCAGGCTGCCTTTGGGCGGGGTTGGCTAGCCTGCAGGTCCCGCCACCAAGCAGCATCGTCAGGGCCCTCCACCACCATAAGCTAGGCAACGCCGTCTGGCCATCACTGCAGCAG GGTCTCCAGCAGGCCTTTCTGCACTCTCTGGCTTCTTACCGGATATTCCAAAAGGCTGCCCCCTTTGACAGGAGGGCCACATCCTTGACATGGCACCCAACTCACCCCAGCACCCTGGCTGTGGGTTCCAAAGGGGGAGATATCATGCTCTGGAACTTTGGCATAAAGGACAAACCTACCTTCATTAAAGGG ATTGGAGCTGGAGGGAGCATCACTGGGCTGAAGTTTAACCCTCTTGATACCAACCAGTTTTTCACCTCCTCAATGGAGGGAACAACTAGGCTGCAAGACTTTAAAGGCAACACTGTCCGAGTTTTTGCCAGCTCAGACACCTGCAA CGTCTGGTTTTGCAGCCTGGATGTGTCTGCCAGAAGCAGAATGGTGGTCACGGGAGACAATGTGGGGCACGTGATCCTGCTGAACACGGACGGCAGGGAG CTTTGGAATCTGAGAATGCACAAAAAGAAAGTGACCCACGTGGCCCTGAATCCATGCTGTGATTGGTTCCTGGCCACAGCCTCCGTAGACCAAACAGTGAAAATCTGGGACCTGCGCCAGGTTAGAGGGAAATCCAGCTTCCTCCACTCACTGCCGCATAGCCATCCTGTCAACGCAG CTTGTTTCAGTCCTGATGGAGCCCAGCTCCTGACCACTGACCAGAAGAGTGAGCTCCGGGTTTACTCAGCCTCCCAGTGGGACTGCCCCCCGAGCCTGATCCCACACCCTCACCGCCACTTCCAGCACCTGACGCCCATCAAG GCAACCTGGCATCCTCGGTACAACCTCGTTGTCGTGGGCCGATACCCAGATCCTAATTTCAAAAGCTGTACCCCCCAAGAATTAAGGACAATCGATGTGTTTGATGGAAACTCAGGGAAGATGATGTTTCAGCTCTATGACCCAGAATCTTCTGGTATCATTTCG CTCAATGAGTTCAATCCCATGGGGGACACGTTGGCCTCTGTGATGG